Proteins from a genomic interval of Streptomyces sp. Tu6071:
- a CDS encoding phosphoadenylyl-sulfate reductase produces the protein MSHPGIPATDPGTLTDDALRALAEQAGRELEDADALDILRWATGTFGDRFCVTSSMEDAVVAHLASRARPGVDVVFLDTGYHFPETIGTRDAVEAVMDVRVLTLTPRQSVAEQDAAYGPKLHDRDPDLCCALRKVAPLAEGLADYRAWATGLRRDESPTRAHTPVVGWDEKRRKVKVSPIARWTQDDVDAYVAEHGVLTNPLLMDGYGSVGCAPCTRRLLAGEDARAGRWAGRAKTECGLHG, from the coding sequence ATGAGCCACCCCGGCATACCCGCCACGGACCCCGGCACCCTCACGGACGACGCACTGCGCGCACTCGCCGAACAGGCGGGCCGCGAGCTGGAGGACGCCGACGCGCTCGACATCCTGCGCTGGGCGACCGGCACCTTCGGGGACCGCTTCTGCGTCACGTCCTCGATGGAGGACGCGGTCGTCGCGCACCTCGCCTCGCGGGCGCGCCCCGGGGTGGACGTCGTCTTTCTCGACACCGGCTACCACTTCCCCGAGACCATCGGCACGCGCGACGCGGTCGAGGCCGTCATGGACGTCCGCGTCCTGACCCTCACGCCCCGCCAGTCCGTCGCCGAGCAGGACGCCGCGTACGGGCCCAAGCTCCACGACCGCGACCCCGACCTGTGCTGCGCCCTGCGCAAGGTCGCCCCGCTCGCCGAAGGTCTCGCCGACTACCGCGCCTGGGCGACGGGTCTGCGCCGCGACGAGTCACCGACCCGCGCGCACACACCCGTTGTCGGCTGGGACGAGAAGCGCCGCAAGGTGAAGGTCTCGCCCATCGCCCGCTGGACGCAGGACGACGTGGACGCCTATGTGGCCGAACACGGCGTGCTCACCAACCCGTTGCTCATGGACGGCTACGGCTCGGTGGGCTGCGCGCCCTGCACCCGCAGGCTGCTCGCGGGCGAGGACGCGCGCGCGGGCCGCTGGGCCGGGCGCGCGAAGACGGAGTGCGGGCTGCACGGCTGA
- a CDS encoding LamB/YcsF family protein: protein MPPVVIDLNADLAESFGHWELGDDEALLPLVTSANVACGFHAGDPRVIRRACAGAARHGVAIGAQVSYRDLAGFGRRFIDVPPAELTDDVLYQLAAVDGLARVEGSAVRYVKPHGALYNAIVHHEEQAAAVVAAVRAYDPALAVLGLPGSAWLRLAAEAGLRTVPEAFADRAYTPEATLVPRRRSGAVLHDAEAIAERALRLARGEEIEASDGSPLRVDAASLCVHGDTPGAVAIARAVRERLSAGGVTVRAFTG from the coding sequence GTGCCCCCGGTTGTCATCGACCTCAACGCCGACCTCGCCGAGAGCTTCGGCCACTGGGAACTCGGCGACGACGAGGCCCTCCTGCCCCTCGTCACGAGCGCCAACGTCGCCTGTGGCTTCCACGCGGGCGACCCGCGCGTCATCCGCCGCGCCTGCGCGGGCGCCGCGCGGCACGGCGTCGCGATCGGCGCCCAGGTCTCCTACCGCGATCTGGCCGGTTTCGGCCGCCGCTTCATCGACGTGCCGCCCGCCGAGCTGACCGACGACGTCCTCTACCAGCTCGCCGCCGTCGACGGCCTCGCCCGCGTCGAGGGCTCGGCGGTCCGCTACGTGAAACCGCACGGCGCCCTCTACAACGCGATCGTCCACCACGAGGAGCAGGCGGCGGCGGTCGTCGCGGCGGTCCGCGCGTACGACCCGGCGCTCGCCGTGCTCGGCCTCCCCGGCTCCGCCTGGCTCCGGCTCGCCGCCGAGGCCGGGCTGCGCACCGTCCCCGAAGCCTTCGCCGACCGCGCCTACACCCCCGAGGCGACCCTCGTCCCCCGCCGGCGGTCCGGCGCCGTCCTCCATGACGCCGAAGCGATCGCGGAGCGCGCGCTGCGCCTCGCGCGCGGCGAGGAGATCGAGGCGAGCGACGGCAGCCCCCTGCGCGTGGATGCCGCCTCGCTGTGCGTCCACGGCGACACCCCCGGAGCGGTCGCGATCGCGCGGGCGGTACGGGAGCGGCTGAGCGCGGGGGGCGTGACGGTACGGGCCTTCACCGGGTGA
- a CDS encoding GAF domain-containing protein yields the protein MPRTQPPSPRTAGSRGEGAPPRPVIDASWRRVSRDGVVPGQGTESERLDREVLEGRRRTSALREVLPELGRGLAGAAQSAGQVMIVADAEGRVLWRSGDRRTLRLANTISLAEGAAWEERATGTNAIGTALATGTAVQVHGGEHFVRVLHRWTCAAAPLHDPRDGELIGVVDLSGPRSTFHPAALALVQSVTRLAESELRLRHLESVEVLRAVAAPLLSRIGGPALVVDPQGWVAGATGLTPPRRLPLPGAPGDSVDLPGLGPCAVEPLPGGWLLRVREEAPEDGDGPGRIVLDLTGGRRAVLTVAGGAGGSWSARLSPRHAEILYVLAVHREGRTAAQLALDLFGDASRTVTVRAELSRLRRTLHGVLDHRPYRFRDGWETELRLPSGPGDLLPASRSPLVVRGRGACDSLSP from the coding sequence GTGCCGCGCACGCAGCCTCCGTCCCCGCGCACCGCCGGGTCGCGGGGCGAGGGGGCGCCGCCGCGCCCCGTCATCGACGCGTCCTGGCGGCGGGTCAGCCGGGACGGTGTCGTCCCCGGTCAGGGCACCGAGAGCGAACGCCTGGACCGCGAGGTCCTGGAGGGGCGGCGGCGTACGTCGGCGCTGCGCGAGGTGCTGCCCGAGCTGGGGCGCGGGCTCGCGGGGGCCGCGCAGTCGGCGGGTCAGGTGATGATCGTCGCGGACGCCGAGGGGCGGGTCCTGTGGCGCTCGGGGGACCGGCGGACGCTGCGGCTCGCGAACACGATCTCGCTCGCCGAGGGCGCCGCGTGGGAGGAGCGGGCGACGGGCACCAACGCGATCGGCACGGCGCTCGCGACGGGAACGGCGGTGCAGGTGCACGGCGGGGAGCACTTCGTCCGGGTGCTGCACCGCTGGACGTGCGCGGCGGCCCCGCTCCACGACCCGCGCGACGGGGAGCTGATCGGGGTCGTGGACCTGAGCGGGCCCCGCTCGACGTTCCACCCTGCGGCGCTCGCGCTCGTCCAGTCGGTGACGCGGCTCGCGGAGTCGGAGCTGCGGCTGCGGCACCTGGAGTCGGTGGAGGTGCTGCGCGCGGTCGCCGCGCCGCTCCTGAGCCGTATCGGCGGCCCCGCGCTCGTCGTGGACCCGCAGGGCTGGGTCGCGGGCGCCACGGGACTCACACCGCCGCGCCGCCTGCCGCTGCCCGGGGCGCCCGGCGACAGCGTCGATCTGCCCGGCCTCGGCCCGTGCGCGGTCGAACCGCTGCCGGGGGGCTGGCTGCTGCGGGTGCGCGAGGAGGCGCCGGAGGACGGTGACGGGCCGGGCCGTATCGTCCTCGACCTCACGGGCGGGCGCCGGGCCGTGCTCACGGTCGCGGGCGGCGCGGGCGGAAGCTGGTCGGCGCGGCTGAGCCCGCGCCACGCGGAGATCCTGTACGTGCTCGCCGTGCACCGCGAGGGCCGTACGGCGGCGCAGCTCGCGCTCGACCTCTTCGGCGACGCGAGCAGGACGGTGACGGTACGGGCCGAGCTGTCGCGGCTGCGGCGGACGCTGCACGGGGTGCTCGACCACCGCCCGTACCGCTTCAGGGACGGCTGGGAGACGGAGCTGCGGCTGCCGAGCGGCCCCGGGGACCTGCTCCCCGCCTCCCGGTCGCCGCTGGTGGTCAGGGGCCGGGGGGCGTGTGATTCCCTGAGCCCATGA
- a CDS encoding YihY/virulence factor BrkB family protein has product MPYGYGKDVHQAKETATRRRPGRLRRVRALYRNVSKRRTAWLLVKDTVNSCMEYRILGLAAEAAFFTLLSVPPLLLCLVGLLGYVDAWTGADTIAGFEQHFLDASRTVLSDQGVHDIAEPIFEDVTRGRPDVISIGFVFALWSGSRAVNVFIDTITVMYGLDGVRGIVATRLLSFGLFIVGLLVCSIALPLMVAGPDTVVHLLPWSGLAVQILYWPVVIILCVVFLTTLYHVSVPVRSPWIEDVPGSFVALAMWFVCSFALRIYLTSTIEGPTIYGSLAAPVAVLLWIGVSAFAVLVGAAMNAAIDRVWPSVATSAAREANERAREAEAVGAMARYAAERAGHGEPGDPDMPSEYPERWAGFLPPEDVSSRLRAHVKRRPGKHAKRADSGAGTGTGQGGASPAAPPGADPTQAPPGEPPYESERPYEGEPPYKGEHGYASGGGQHRGTGRHEGDGGGWPHGG; this is encoded by the coding sequence ATGCCATACGGATACGGTAAGGACGTGCACCAGGCAAAAGAAACAGCTACGCGGAGGAGACCGGGTCGTCTCCGCCGCGTCCGGGCGCTTTATCGCAATGTGTCCAAGCGTCGCACCGCCTGGTTGCTCGTGAAGGACACCGTCAACTCCTGCATGGAGTACCGCATCCTCGGCCTCGCCGCCGAGGCCGCGTTCTTCACGCTGCTCTCCGTGCCGCCGCTGCTCCTGTGCCTCGTCGGCCTCCTCGGCTACGTGGACGCGTGGACGGGCGCGGACACGATCGCGGGCTTCGAGCAGCACTTCCTCGACGCGTCCCGCACCGTCCTGTCCGACCAGGGCGTCCACGACATCGCCGAACCGATCTTCGAGGACGTCACGCGCGGTCGCCCCGACGTCATCTCGATCGGCTTCGTCTTCGCGCTGTGGTCCGGCTCGCGCGCCGTCAACGTCTTCATCGACACGATCACCGTCATGTACGGGCTCGACGGCGTGCGCGGCATCGTCGCGACGCGCCTGCTCTCCTTCGGCCTCTTCATCGTCGGCCTGCTCGTCTGCTCCATCGCGCTGCCGCTCATGGTCGCCGGGCCCGACACCGTCGTGCACCTGCTGCCCTGGAGCGGCCTGGCCGTGCAGATCCTGTACTGGCCGGTGGTCATCATCCTGTGCGTCGTCTTCCTCACGACGCTCTACCACGTCTCCGTCCCCGTCCGCTCGCCGTGGATCGAGGACGTGCCGGGCTCCTTCGTCGCCCTCGCCATGTGGTTCGTGTGCAGCTTCGCGCTGCGCATCTACCTCACCTCGACGATCGAGGGACCCACGATCTACGGCTCGCTCGCCGCGCCCGTCGCGGTGCTCCTGTGGATCGGCGTCTCCGCCTTCGCCGTGCTCGTCGGCGCCGCGATGAACGCCGCGATCGACCGCGTCTGGCCCTCCGTCGCGACCTCGGCGGCGCGCGAGGCCAACGAGCGGGCCCGCGAGGCCGAGGCCGTGGGGGCCATGGCCCGCTACGCCGCCGAGCGCGCCGGGCACGGCGAGCCCGGCGACCCCGACATGCCCTCCGAGTACCCGGAGCGCTGGGCGGGCTTCCTGCCCCCCGAGGACGTCTCCTCGCGCCTGCGCGCCCACGTCAAGCGCCGCCCCGGCAAGCACGCCAAACGCGCCGACTCGGGCGCCGGGACGGGTACGGGCCAGGGCGGCGCGAGCCCGGCCGCCCCGCCCGGCGCCGACCCCACCCAGGCCCCGCCGGGCGAGCCCCCCTACGAGAGCGAACGGCCCTACGAGGGCGAACCGCCGTACAAGGGCGAACACGGCTACGCCTCCGGCGGCGGCCAGCACCGGGGCACGGGGCGGCACGAGGGCGACGGCGGAGGGTGGCCGCACGGCGGCTGA
- a CDS encoding GNAT family N-acetyltransferase: MSTVDVTTWYLEQTSPQDAGPLVPAPDGVRVVHAEIVSPELSRFLYTAVGQDVTWTDRLGWDHARWTKELAGTQTWVAYERGTPAGYAELAAREDGSVEIVHFGLLPAFRGRRIGAHLLSYATARAWDLAGPEGRVWLHTCSKDGRHARANYERRGFRLHRTEVEQEEAVPTPGPWPGA; encoded by the coding sequence ATGAGCACCGTCGACGTCACCACCTGGTACTTGGAACAGACCTCGCCCCAGGACGCGGGCCCCCTCGTCCCGGCGCCGGACGGTGTCCGGGTCGTCCACGCCGAGATCGTCTCGCCCGAGCTGAGCCGCTTCCTCTACACGGCGGTCGGCCAGGACGTCACCTGGACCGACCGCCTCGGCTGGGACCACGCCCGCTGGACGAAGGAACTGGCCGGCACGCAGACGTGGGTCGCCTACGAGCGCGGCACCCCGGCCGGGTACGCGGAGCTGGCGGCCCGCGAGGACGGCTCGGTGGAGATCGTCCACTTCGGCCTCCTCCCCGCCTTCCGGGGCCGCCGCATCGGCGCGCACCTCCTGTCGTACGCGACGGCCCGCGCCTGGGACCTGGCGGGCCCCGAGGGCCGCGTCTGGCTGCACACGTGCAGCAAGGACGGCCGCCACGCGAGGGCGAACTACGAGCGCAGGGGCTTCCGGCTCCACCGCACGGAGGTGGAACAGGAAGAAGCGGTACCGACCCCGGGCCCCTGGCCGGGAGCATGA
- the cysC gene encoding adenylyl-sulfate kinase — protein sequence MTGATVWLTGLPSAGKTTIAYALAERLRAEGRRAEVLDGDEIRAFLSAGLGFTRADRDTNVRRIGFVAELLASHGVLALVPVIAPYADSREAVRERHRTEGTPYLEVHVATPVEVCAERDVKGLYAKQAAGELTGLTGVDDPYEAPAAPDLRIESHTQPVADSAAALHALLTERGLV from the coding sequence GTGACGGGAGCGACCGTCTGGCTCACGGGCCTGCCGAGCGCGGGCAAGACCACGATCGCCTACGCGCTGGCCGAACGGCTGCGCGCCGAGGGCCGCAGGGCCGAGGTACTGGACGGCGACGAGATCCGCGCGTTCCTCTCGGCCGGGCTCGGGTTCACCCGCGCCGACCGGGACACGAACGTCCGGCGGATCGGCTTCGTCGCCGAACTCCTCGCCTCGCACGGGGTACTGGCACTCGTACCGGTCATCGCGCCGTACGCCGACAGCCGCGAGGCGGTGCGCGAGCGGCACCGGACCGAGGGCACCCCGTACCTGGAGGTGCACGTGGCCACCCCCGTCGAGGTGTGCGCCGAGCGCGACGTGAAGGGCCTGTACGCCAAGCAGGCGGCCGGGGAGCTGACGGGACTCACCGGGGTCGACGACCCCTACGAGGCCCCCGCGGCGCCGGACCTGCGGATCGAGTCGCACACGCAGCCGGTCGCCGATTCGGCCGCCGCGCTGCACGCGCTGCTCACGGAGAGGGGACTGGTATGA
- a CDS encoding putative leader peptide, producing the protein MSSAGIALVSRRHVDLCRMSSAICRAR; encoded by the coding sequence ATGTCTTCCGCTGGAATCGCCTTGGTAAGTCGACGGCACGTCGATCTCTGCCGCATGTCCAGCGCCATCTGTCGGGCGCGCTGA
- a CDS encoding 5-oxoprolinase subunit B family protein, with product MLFLPCADHGLLVELDDREAAHALYTALAADPPEGVADLVPAARTVLLLFGPGAERAAVERAVRAVRPAPGGEAAGPLVRVPVVYDGEDLGEVADLAGVSPREVVALHTGTEWTVAFGGFAPGFGYLTGGPTELIVPRRTESRTRVPAGAVGLAGEYSGVYPRSSPGGWQLIGRTELSVWDPEREPPALLRPGVRVRFEEVR from the coding sequence ATGCTCTTCCTGCCCTGCGCCGACCACGGCCTCCTCGTGGAACTCGACGACCGCGAGGCCGCCCACGCCCTCTACACCGCACTTGCCGCCGATCCGCCCGAAGGCGTCGCCGACCTCGTGCCCGCCGCGCGCACCGTCCTGCTCCTCTTCGGCCCCGGCGCCGAGCGCGCCGCCGTCGAACGCGCCGTACGCGCCGTGCGCCCCGCGCCCGGCGGCGAGGCGGCGGGCCCGCTCGTCCGCGTCCCGGTCGTCTACGACGGCGAGGACCTCGGCGAGGTCGCCGACCTCGCCGGGGTGAGCCCGCGCGAGGTCGTCGCGCTGCACACGGGCACCGAGTGGACCGTCGCCTTCGGCGGCTTCGCGCCCGGCTTCGGCTACCTCACCGGCGGCCCCACGGAGCTGATCGTGCCGCGCCGCACCGAGTCCCGTACCCGGGTCCCCGCCGGGGCGGTCGGCCTCGCGGGCGAGTACAGCGGGGTCTACCCGCGCTCCTCGCCCGGCGGCTGGCAGCTCATCGGCCGCACCGAGCTGTCCGTCTGGGACCCCGAGCGCGAGCCGCCCGCGCTGCTGCGTCCCGGCGTCCGCGTCCGCTTCGAGGAGGTCCGATGA
- a CDS encoding acyl-CoA dehydrogenase family protein has protein sequence MASRTHTVTNQPPPLVGYDVFGADRALSEAVERHLHPALLSTARTELSELGRAAGSAQAQEWGAQANENPPKLRTHDRFGHRIDEVEFHPAWHRLLGHAVSAGLTSAWARPGGHVRRAAGFLTWTQAEAGHGCPLSMTHAAVPALRAQPDLAAEWEPLLTSRVYDEGLRPASAKAGALFGMGMTEKQGGSDVRANTTRAVPLAEDGAFALTGHKWFCSAPMSDGFLVLGQAPGGLSCFLVPRVLADGERNVFAIQRLKDKLGNRSNASSEVEFDGTWARLVGEEGRGVRTIIEMVSATRLDCALGSAALMRQAVAQAIHHATYREAFGGPLVGKPLMSNVLADLALESEAATTLALRLAAAYDAAGAGDERERALLRLAVPVAKYWVTKRCTPVVVEALECLGGNGYVEESGLPRLLRESPLNSLWEGSGNVQALDVLRALQREPGALDAFLGELGAARGADHRLDAAVKHLFQELADLEGIEARARRLVERMALVLQGSLLVRFAPPEVADAFCASRLGGDWGAAFGTLPHTAPTAAIVARAGVALE, from the coding sequence ATGGCATCGCGCACCCACACAGTGACCAACCAGCCGCCGCCCCTGGTGGGGTACGACGTCTTCGGTGCCGACCGGGCGCTGAGCGAGGCCGTGGAACGCCACCTGCATCCGGCGCTGCTGTCCACGGCACGGACCGAGCTGAGCGAGCTGGGACGGGCGGCGGGATCGGCGCAGGCGCAGGAGTGGGGGGCGCAGGCGAACGAGAACCCGCCGAAACTGCGCACGCATGACCGTTTCGGTCACCGGATCGACGAGGTCGAGTTCCATCCGGCGTGGCACCGGCTGCTGGGGCACGCGGTCTCGGCGGGGCTCACGAGCGCGTGGGCGCGGCCCGGCGGGCACGTACGGCGGGCGGCGGGGTTCCTGACCTGGACGCAGGCCGAGGCGGGGCACGGCTGCCCGCTGTCGATGACGCACGCGGCGGTCCCGGCGCTGCGCGCGCAGCCGGATCTCGCCGCCGAGTGGGAGCCGCTGCTGACCTCGCGGGTGTACGACGAGGGGCTGCGCCCGGCGTCCGCGAAGGCGGGCGCGCTCTTCGGGATGGGCATGACGGAGAAGCAGGGCGGCAGCGACGTACGCGCCAACACGACGCGCGCGGTGCCGCTCGCCGAGGACGGCGCCTTCGCGCTGACCGGGCACAAGTGGTTCTGCTCGGCGCCGATGTCGGACGGGTTCCTCGTGCTCGGGCAGGCGCCGGGCGGGCTCAGCTGCTTCCTCGTGCCGCGGGTCCTCGCGGACGGGGAGCGGAACGTCTTCGCGATCCAGCGGCTCAAGGACAAGCTCGGCAACCGCTCGAACGCGTCGAGCGAGGTCGAGTTCGACGGGACCTGGGCGCGGCTCGTGGGCGAGGAGGGGCGCGGGGTGCGGACCATCATCGAGATGGTCTCGGCGACGCGCCTGGACTGCGCGCTGGGCTCGGCGGCGCTCATGCGGCAGGCGGTCGCGCAGGCGATCCACCACGCCACGTACCGCGAGGCGTTCGGCGGGCCGCTCGTCGGCAAGCCGCTCATGAGCAACGTCCTGGCGGATCTCGCCCTGGAGTCGGAGGCGGCGACGACGCTCGCGCTGCGGCTCGCCGCCGCGTACGACGCGGCGGGCGCGGGCGACGAGCGGGAGCGGGCACTGCTGCGGCTCGCGGTGCCCGTCGCGAAGTACTGGGTGACGAAGCGGTGCACGCCCGTGGTCGTGGAAGCCCTGGAGTGCCTGGGCGGCAACGGGTACGTGGAGGAGTCGGGCCTGCCGCGGCTGCTGCGCGAATCGCCGCTCAACTCGCTGTGGGAGGGCTCGGGGAACGTGCAGGCGCTCGACGTGCTGCGCGCGCTCCAGCGCGAGCCGGGCGCGCTCGACGCCTTCCTCGGCGAACTCGGGGCCGCGCGCGGCGCGGACCACAGGCTGGACGCGGCGGTGAAGCACCTGTTCCAGGAGCTGGCCGACCTGGAGGGCATTGAGGCGCGGGCCCGGCGCCTCGTGGAGCGGATGGCCCTCGTCCTGCAGGGCTCGCTCCTGGTCCGTTTCGCCCCGCCGGAGGTCGCGGACGCCTTCTGCGCCTCGCGTCTGGGCGGTGACTGGGGCGCGGCCTTCGGCACGCTGCCGCACACGGCGCCGACCGCGGCGATCGTGGCGCGGGCCGGGGTGGCGCTGGAGTAG
- a CDS encoding nitrite/sulfite reductase, translating to MADAPTPPAASRRKASRHRGEGQWAVGHFTPLNGNEQFKKDDDGLHVRTRIETIYSKAGFDSIDPNDLRGRMRWWGLYTQRRPGIDGGKTAILEPEELDDEYFMLRVRIDGGRLTTAQLRVIGEISQEFARGTADLTDRQNVQFHWIRIEDVPEIWRRLEGVGLSTTEACGDTPRVVLGSPVAGIAEDEIIDGTPAIEEIQRRVIANPEFSNLPRKFKTAISGSPLLDVAHEINDIAFVGVEHPQYGPGFDLWVGGGLSTNPKLGVRLGAWVPLEEVADVHVGVISVFRDYGYRRLRTRARLKFLVADWGAEKFRQVLEDEYLLRKLVDGPAPAEPVARWRDHVGVHRQKDGRFYVGFAPRVGRVDGTLLSKIADLAAAHGSDRLRTTVEQKMLVLDVAEERVGSLVAGLEALGFQVTPSPFRRGTMACTGIEFCKLAIVETKARGAALIDELERRLPEFDEPLTIHVNGCPNACARIQVADIGLKGQLVLDDEGRQVEGFQVHLGGALGLEAGFGRKVRGLKVTAEELPDYVERVLRRYLADREEGERFAAWAGRAPQEALS from the coding sequence ATGGCCGACGCCCCGACGCCCCCCGCCGCCTCCCGCCGCAAGGCGAGCCGCCACCGTGGTGAAGGCCAGTGGGCGGTGGGCCACTTCACCCCGCTCAACGGCAACGAGCAGTTCAAGAAGGACGACGACGGTCTCCATGTGCGGACACGCATCGAGACGATCTACTCGAAGGCCGGTTTCGACTCGATCGATCCCAACGACCTGCGCGGGCGCATGCGCTGGTGGGGCCTGTACACGCAGCGGCGGCCCGGCATCGACGGCGGCAAGACGGCGATCCTGGAGCCGGAGGAGCTGGACGACGAGTACTTCATGCTGCGCGTCCGCATCGACGGCGGTCGCCTGACGACGGCCCAGCTCCGGGTGATCGGCGAGATCTCGCAGGAGTTCGCGCGCGGCACCGCCGACCTCACCGACCGGCAGAACGTGCAGTTCCACTGGATCAGGATCGAGGACGTCCCGGAGATCTGGCGCCGTCTGGAGGGCGTCGGGCTCTCGACGACGGAGGCGTGCGGCGACACCCCGCGCGTCGTGCTCGGCTCGCCGGTCGCGGGGATCGCGGAGGACGAGATCATCGACGGCACGCCCGCGATCGAGGAGATCCAGCGCCGCGTCATCGCGAACCCCGAATTCTCCAACCTGCCCCGGAAGTTCAAGACGGCGATCTCCGGTTCGCCGCTGCTCGACGTGGCGCACGAGATCAACGACATCGCCTTCGTCGGCGTGGAACACCCCCAGTACGGGCCCGGGTTCGACCTGTGGGTCGGCGGCGGGCTCTCGACCAACCCGAAGCTCGGCGTGCGGCTCGGCGCGTGGGTGCCGCTGGAGGAGGTCGCGGACGTGCACGTCGGCGTCATCTCCGTGTTCCGCGACTACGGTTACCGCCGCCTGCGCACCCGCGCGCGCCTGAAGTTCCTCGTCGCCGACTGGGGCGCGGAGAAGTTCCGGCAGGTCCTGGAGGACGAGTACCTGCTGCGCAAGCTCGTCGACGGCCCCGCGCCCGCCGAGCCGGTCGCGCGCTGGCGCGACCACGTCGGCGTGCACCGGCAGAAGGACGGGCGGTTCTACGTCGGCTTCGCCCCGCGTGTCGGGCGCGTGGACGGCACCCTGCTCAGCAAGATCGCGGACCTGGCCGCCGCGCACGGCTCCGACCGGCTCCGTACGACCGTCGAGCAGAAGATGCTCGTGCTGGACGTGGCGGAGGAGCGCGTCGGCTCGCTCGTCGCGGGCCTGGAGGCGCTCGGCTTCCAGGTGACGCCCTCGCCGTTCCGGCGCGGCACGATGGCGTGCACCGGCATCGAGTTCTGCAAGCTCGCGATCGTCGAGACGAAGGCGCGCGGCGCCGCGCTCATCGACGAACTGGAGCGCAGGCTGCCCGAGTTCGACGAACCACTCACGATCCACGTCAACGGCTGCCCAAACGCCTGCGCCCGCATCCAGGTCGCGGACATCGGTCTCAAGGGGCAGTTGGTCCTGGACGACGAGGGCCGCCAGGTCGAGGGCTTCCAGGTGCACCTGGGCGGGGCGCTCGGCCTGGAGGCCGGTTTCGGTCGCAAGGTGCGCGGGCTCAAGGTGACGGCGGAGGAGCTGCCCGACTACGTCGAGCGCGTGCTGCGCCGCTACCTCGCGGACCGCGAGGAGGGCGAGCGCTTCGCCGCCTGGGCGGGCCGCGCCCCGCAGGAGGCCCTGTCGTGA
- a CDS encoding FAD-binding protein yields MRNWAGNQTFRAGVLHRPASTEALAALVTGAGERRVRVLGSGHSFNRIADVDAPDDLLVSLGALAPLVEVDAVARTVRVGAGVRYAELARVLDTHGLALPTMASLPHISVAGSVATGTHGSGDAVGSLATQVRSLELLTADGDVRVLSREADGERFAGAVVALGALGVVTALTLDVVPAFLVRQDVFTGLALDTLAAHFDAITGAAHSVSLFTDWKEPRFGQVWLKRTDLGAPDFPWAAPATEPVHPVPGMDATACTPQLGAVGPWHERLPHFRPEFTPSNGAEIQSEYLVARSDAVAALRAVAGVRERIAPVLQISEVRTVAADDLWLSPAYGRGTVALHFTWVPDAERVRAACGALEAALAPFAPRPHWGKVSTVPARELRGRWERMDDFADLARECDPRGRFANEVVRGVLGR; encoded by the coding sequence GTGCGCAACTGGGCGGGCAACCAGACCTTCCGCGCCGGTGTGCTGCACCGCCCCGCGTCGACCGAGGCGCTCGCCGCGCTCGTGACGGGCGCGGGCGAGCGGCGCGTGCGCGTGCTCGGGAGCGGGCACTCCTTCAACCGGATCGCGGACGTGGACGCCCCGGACGACCTCCTCGTCTCGCTCGGCGCGCTCGCTCCGCTCGTCGAGGTGGACGCGGTGGCCCGGACGGTACGGGTCGGGGCGGGCGTGCGGTACGCCGAGCTGGCGCGGGTCCTGGACACGCACGGGCTCGCGCTGCCGACGATGGCCTCGCTGCCGCACATCTCGGTGGCCGGTTCGGTCGCCACCGGCACGCACGGTTCGGGCGACGCGGTGGGCTCGCTCGCGACGCAGGTGCGGTCCCTGGAACTGCTCACGGCGGACGGGGACGTACGGGTCCTGAGCCGCGAGGCGGACGGGGAGCGGTTCGCGGGGGCGGTCGTCGCGCTCGGGGCGCTCGGGGTCGTGACGGCGCTGACGCTGGACGTGGTCCCGGCGTTCCTGGTGCGGCAGGACGTCTTCACGGGCCTCGCTCTCGACACGCTCGCCGCGCACTTCGACGCGATCACGGGCGCGGCGCACAGCGTGAGCCTGTTCACGGACTGGAAGGAGCCGCGCTTCGGGCAGGTGTGGCTCAAGCGGACCGATCTCGGCGCGCCGGACTTCCCGTGGGCGGCGCCCGCGACGGAGCCCGTCCACCCGGTGCCGGGCATGGACGCGACGGCGTGCACGCCGCAGCTCGGCGCGGTCGGTCCCTGGCACGAGCGGCTACCGCACTTCCGGCCCGAGTTCACGCCGAGCAACGGGGCGGAGATCCAGTCCGAGTACCTCGTGGCGCGTTCGGACGCGGTGGCGGCGCTGCGCGCGGTGGCGGGGGTGCGGGAGCGGATCGCGCCCGTGCTCCAGATCAGCGAGGTGCGGACGGTCGCGGCCGACGACCTGTGGCTGAGCCCGGCGTACGGGCGTGGAACGGTGGCGCTGCACTTCACGTGGGTGCCGGACGCGGAGCGCGTACGGGCGGCGTGCGGGGCCCTGGAGGCGGCGCTCGCGCCGTTCGCGCCCCGGCCGCACTGGGGGAAGGTGAGCACCGTCCCGGCGCGGGAGCTGCGGGGGCGCTGGGAGCGGATGGACGACTTCGCGGACCTGGCGCGCGAGTGCGATCCCCGGGGCCGGTTCGCGAACGAGGTGGTACGGGGGGTGCTGGGCCGGTAG